A stretch of Edaphobacter lichenicola DNA encodes these proteins:
- a CDS encoding protease pro-enzyme activation domain-containing protein encodes MRSRLLSHLIAPVALFAFAFSPFAQAVVQNRIASAANDGVRTPVSGTVVSRAQRATDLGTAPADKKLESMSLRFSMTPAQQADLTLLLANQLNPSSASYHQWLTPEQFGARFGLSSADVAKVSAWLTSQGFTITRTARSSTFISFSGTVAQAQQAFGTSIHNLSLNGEAHFSNVADPVLPSAIAGVVTSIVGLNDFKAKPHSLARNVPSIDPSQPHYTQTVSGVTSHYISPADFYTIYDENPLLTASTPINGTGVTIAVMGNTDINSGNVLPDANVAQFRTAAGLPAINLKLQSAIPAGGSDAGVSASDVDEAHLDVEWSSAAAPGATILYVYSSNNIFADSLTYAIDNKVAPIITISYGLCESGWGTAMLASYNSLLAQANAQGQTVVSSSGDAGATDCDVTGLATEGLNVDFPSSSPYVTSAGGTMFSGDVNDSAQYWNSNNASDGGSAISYIPEQPWNETSGSGGLTAGGAGGGGVSAFFSKPGWQTGLGVPNDSSRDLPDISLNAAALHDGYLVCSSGDGQGETPCVNGFLSSNGQPNVFGGTSFVAPSFAGILALVEQQLGSAATGGLGNIGPTLYGFLNGPTYSTVFHDTIAGSNTVTCTQGTPDCPNGGAIGYFATTGYDLAMGLGSFDVNKLVTGWSGVKPVGTGAGSGIGTSISTTALTTSASLCAVSAGTLALSVAVTGTASGPTPTGSVQFFVDNAAVAGDTVTLSGGTASYSLVTSSLSSGGHNISAVYSGDSNYAGSKGTLLGPNNNANFYPNGPIASVDIVSSTSSGKPDFSFAPATCGASTSVQPGATAAGVTFTITPVNGFTGSVSLTASNNDGMVATPSFSVSPVSITTSAGVTTSFVVVASAPTTTAKSIRPGLRPSGRGPAGRMPWYAAGSGATLAGLCLLMLPRRRRWGALLAAVITISALTAVGCGSNTSTTGGGSGTTPPAGTTNASQGIYTFTVTAISGTLVHSAQISYVVP; translated from the coding sequence ATGCGCAGCCGCCTTCTCTCTCATCTGATCGCCCCCGTCGCCCTCTTTGCCTTCGCGTTTAGCCCTTTTGCTCAGGCAGTAGTCCAGAACCGAATTGCTAGTGCTGCCAACGACGGAGTTCGCACGCCTGTGTCAGGCACAGTTGTGAGTCGGGCGCAGCGTGCGACTGACCTGGGTACTGCTCCAGCCGATAAGAAGCTGGAATCGATGTCGCTGCGCTTCAGTATGACGCCGGCTCAACAGGCCGATCTGACTCTGCTACTTGCGAATCAGTTGAACCCCAGTTCGGCGAGTTATCACCAGTGGCTGACGCCGGAGCAGTTTGGGGCGCGGTTTGGGCTCAGCAGCGCGGACGTTGCGAAGGTCTCCGCCTGGCTTACGAGTCAGGGATTCACGATCACCCGGACGGCCCGCAGCTCTACCTTTATCTCTTTTTCAGGCACGGTTGCGCAGGCACAGCAAGCGTTCGGGACCTCGATTCACAATCTTTCGCTCAATGGGGAAGCTCATTTTTCGAATGTCGCCGATCCGGTCCTTCCGTCTGCCATTGCGGGGGTTGTAACTTCGATTGTTGGGCTTAATGACTTCAAGGCGAAACCTCACTCGCTGGCGCGGAATGTTCCTTCGATTGATCCATCGCAGCCCCACTACACGCAGACTGTGAGCGGAGTTACAAGTCATTACATTTCGCCGGCTGATTTCTACACAATTTACGACGAAAATCCTCTTCTTACAGCTTCCACGCCGATCAATGGCACGGGCGTGACGATTGCTGTGATGGGAAATACGGATATTAATTCAGGCAATGTTCTTCCGGACGCGAATGTGGCCCAGTTTCGTACGGCGGCTGGTTTGCCCGCGATCAATCTCAAGCTGCAGTCTGCTATTCCTGCTGGCGGCTCTGATGCCGGGGTTTCGGCGAGCGATGTTGATGAAGCCCATCTCGATGTGGAGTGGTCTAGTGCGGCCGCTCCCGGAGCTACGATTCTTTATGTTTACAGCAGCAATAACATCTTTGCGGATTCTCTGACTTACGCCATCGACAACAAGGTCGCTCCGATTATCACGATCAGCTACGGCTTGTGCGAGAGCGGGTGGGGGACCGCTATGCTGGCGAGCTACAACAGTCTGCTGGCGCAGGCGAACGCGCAGGGGCAGACTGTAGTTAGTTCCTCTGGCGATGCCGGTGCTACCGACTGCGATGTGACCGGTCTTGCGACAGAGGGGCTTAACGTTGACTTTCCTTCCAGCTCTCCCTATGTCACCTCTGCAGGCGGGACGATGTTCAGCGGGGATGTGAATGATTCAGCCCAATACTGGAATAGCAATAATGCCAGCGACGGTGGCTCAGCGATCTCATACATTCCGGAACAGCCCTGGAACGAAACCTCGGGGTCGGGGGGACTCACCGCGGGGGGTGCAGGGGGTGGCGGTGTCAGCGCTTTCTTTTCAAAACCAGGGTGGCAGACAGGCTTAGGTGTCCCCAACGACTCTTCCCGGGATCTTCCTGATATTTCTCTCAATGCGGCGGCTCTGCATGATGGTTACCTGGTCTGCAGCTCCGGGGACGGACAAGGGGAGACTCCCTGTGTCAATGGCTTCCTCTCCTCTAACGGTCAACCGAACGTGTTTGGCGGGACCTCGTTTGTTGCGCCCTCCTTCGCCGGAATTCTTGCCCTTGTCGAACAGCAGCTCGGTTCCGCGGCGACCGGCGGACTTGGAAATATTGGACCGACCCTCTATGGCTTTTTGAATGGCCCAACCTACAGTACCGTCTTCCATGACACGATTGCCGGAAGCAACACGGTCACTTGCACGCAAGGAACGCCGGACTGCCCGAACGGAGGAGCGATTGGCTACTTCGCAACAACTGGCTATGACTTGGCTATGGGCCTAGGCAGCTTCGATGTCAATAAACTCGTTACTGGTTGGAGCGGAGTTAAGCCAGTCGGAACGGGTGCCGGAAGCGGTATTGGGACGAGCATCAGTACGACGGCGCTTACCACCAGCGCTTCTCTCTGTGCTGTGTCGGCGGGCACTCTTGCGCTTAGTGTCGCTGTGACAGGAACTGCCTCTGGTCCAACGCCAACAGGTTCGGTTCAGTTTTTTGTCGATAATGCAGCTGTGGCAGGTGACACTGTCACCCTGTCCGGCGGAACCGCGAGCTACAGTCTTGTTACGTCTTCGCTCTCTTCCGGAGGTCACAATATCAGTGCGGTCTACTCCGGCGATAGCAACTACGCGGGTTCCAAAGGGACACTCCTTGGACCAAACAACAACGCGAACTTTTATCCAAACGGGCCGATCGCTTCGGTCGATATTGTCTCTTCTACATCTTCGGGTAAACCCGATTTCTCGTTCGCCCCTGCGACTTGTGGTGCGTCGACGTCGGTACAGCCGGGGGCTACGGCAGCGGGGGTTACCTTTACGATCACGCCGGTCAATGGATTTACGGGCTCGGTCAGTCTGACTGCGAGCAACAATGATGGAATGGTCGCGACGCCTAGTTTCTCGGTGTCGCCAGTTTCGATCACTACTTCGGCTGGCGTAACCACTTCGTTTGTCGTTGTAGCTTCCGCGCCGACGACAACCGCAAAGTCAATCCGGCCTGGACTGAGGCCTTCTGGTCGAGGCCCTGCGGGTAGGATGCCATGGTATGCGGCTGGCTCTGGCGCTACTCTTGCTGGGTTGTGTCTCCTAATGTTGCCACGTCGTCGCCGCTGGGGTGCTCTGCTTGCCGCTGTGATTACGATTTCGGCTCTGACAGCGGTCGGATGCGGATCCAACACCTCGACCACTGGTGGAGGCAGTGGGACTACACCTCCTGCTGGGACGACAAATGCTTCCCAGGGTATCTATACGTTCACGGTTACCGCAATAAGCGGCACCTTGGTGCATAGCGCACAGATTTCATACGTCGTACCTTAA
- the ppk1 gene encoding polyphosphate kinase 1 produces MTATKRATGSPASARKTTAKVVENLFFSRDESWMRFNQRVLEEAQDETNPLLERVKFLAITASNLDEFVEIRVAGFLQRIEDGYNLAQPPDEGGLTPQERLDGLMERIHQFVVAQYQCWNEQLLPAMHAAKIRVLRWSQLSDAARKQALDFYEDEVDPLLTPVTIDPSHPFPRVLNKALCIGLLLKHKRRGVKAATALGVVTVPRALPRLVPLKSTDGNCDFILLHELVESQVERMFRGYEVLSRSAFRVTRNSNLYMQEEESRSVLESVRAELHNRRKGDAVRMEIESSAVEEIVERLRINFELEPEQVFRTDGPVNLSRLMNLYSEVKRPQLKYPAFVAKEFKLSAKSTDIFDEMRKRDVMLHHPFDSYKTVEEFIEAGAQDPSVISMKQTLYRTSKDSPIFTALTEAGQSKEVTVVVELMARFDEDSNIRWARELEDAGVGVFHGIFGLKTHCKLSLLVRRDPDGVVRRYVHLGTGNYNPVTARFYTDISLLTSKPELTSEVQKVFNYLTAETESEAYKPLLVAPLTLADGLVALIEREAAHAKASRPASIIAKMNGLLDRRTVEALYAASNAGVEIDLIVRGMCSLRPGVKGVSERIRVRSIVGRFLEHSRIFCFANGGKEEIYCGSADWMPRNLIERCEVVFPITQPDIHKRLREEILAAYLADNTKARLLQSDGEYERAPTTGAPFSAQNYLMRIAEGAEEKVPEATKHEKVTTH; encoded by the coding sequence ATGACTGCTACGAAGCGAGCTACCGGAAGCCCAGCCAGCGCCAGGAAAACCACTGCGAAGGTGGTCGAAAATCTCTTTTTTAGCCGCGACGAGTCCTGGATGCGGTTCAACCAGCGCGTGCTCGAAGAAGCGCAGGACGAGACCAACCCGCTGTTGGAACGGGTAAAGTTCCTCGCGATTACCGCCAGCAACCTCGATGAGTTCGTGGAGATCAGGGTCGCCGGCTTCCTTCAGCGGATCGAGGATGGTTACAATCTCGCACAGCCGCCAGACGAGGGCGGACTCACCCCGCAGGAACGGCTCGACGGATTGATGGAGCGGATTCATCAATTCGTAGTGGCACAGTACCAATGCTGGAATGAACAGCTCCTGCCAGCGATGCATGCCGCAAAGATTCGCGTACTGCGCTGGAGCCAGTTGAGCGACGCAGCACGAAAGCAGGCGCTGGACTTCTACGAGGACGAAGTCGACCCCTTGCTGACGCCGGTGACCATCGATCCTTCTCATCCTTTTCCCAGGGTGCTCAACAAGGCACTCTGCATCGGTCTCCTGCTGAAACACAAACGACGCGGAGTAAAGGCGGCGACGGCCTTGGGTGTCGTGACCGTTCCTCGCGCCCTTCCGCGTCTGGTCCCGCTTAAGAGTACAGACGGCAACTGCGATTTCATCCTGTTGCATGAACTGGTGGAGTCTCAAGTAGAGCGGATGTTCCGCGGATACGAGGTCCTGTCCCGATCGGCATTTCGCGTCACCCGCAACAGCAATCTCTACATGCAGGAGGAGGAATCCCGCTCCGTGCTGGAAAGTGTTCGCGCTGAGTTACATAATCGGCGAAAGGGCGACGCCGTCCGAATGGAGATTGAAAGCTCAGCGGTCGAAGAGATCGTCGAGCGGCTGCGGATCAACTTCGAGCTCGAGCCGGAGCAGGTATTCAGGACGGACGGACCAGTGAATCTGTCGCGCCTGATGAATCTCTACTCCGAAGTGAAGCGGCCCCAGCTGAAGTATCCGGCTTTCGTTGCGAAGGAGTTCAAACTCAGCGCAAAGTCCACCGATATCTTCGACGAGATGCGAAAACGAGATGTGATGCTGCATCATCCCTTCGACTCGTACAAGACCGTGGAGGAGTTCATCGAGGCCGGAGCGCAGGATCCCAGTGTGATCTCGATGAAGCAGACACTCTATCGCACAAGCAAAGATTCGCCGATCTTCACGGCTCTCACCGAGGCTGGACAGAGTAAAGAGGTGACCGTCGTCGTTGAGCTGATGGCGCGCTTCGACGAAGACTCCAACATCCGATGGGCGCGAGAGCTTGAGGACGCAGGTGTCGGTGTCTTTCACGGCATCTTCGGATTGAAGACCCACTGCAAGCTGTCTCTTCTGGTACGCCGCGATCCGGACGGCGTGGTGCGGCGGTACGTACACCTTGGGACAGGAAACTACAACCCGGTCACCGCGCGCTTTTATACCGATATCAGCCTCCTGACCTCGAAGCCGGAGCTGACGAGTGAGGTACAGAAGGTCTTCAACTACCTCACCGCCGAAACCGAGTCGGAAGCCTATAAACCGCTGTTGGTAGCACCGTTGACACTCGCGGATGGCTTGGTTGCCCTCATCGAAAGAGAGGCGGCACATGCCAAGGCTAGCCGTCCTGCGTCGATCATCGCCAAGATGAACGGCCTGCTCGATCGGCGAACGGTAGAGGCCCTGTACGCGGCTTCAAACGCTGGCGTAGAGATCGACCTGATCGTCCGCGGCATGTGTTCCCTGAGGCCTGGCGTCAAGGGCGTGAGCGAGAGAATCCGAGTGCGAAGCATCGTCGGACGCTTTCTAGAACACAGCCGCATCTTCTGCTTCGCAAACGGCGGCAAGGAAGAGATCTACTGTGGAAGCGCTGACTGGATGCCCCGAAATCTTATTGAGCGATGCGAGGTAGTCTTTCCGATAACCCAGCCAGACATTCACAAGCGACTTCGCGAAGAGATTCTAGCCGCCTATCTGGCGGACAACACAAAAGCACGGCTCCTGCAGTCGGATGGTGAGTATGAACGGGCACCGACGACAGGAGCTCCGTTCAGCGCGCAAAACTATTTGATGCGAATTGCCGAGGGCGCGGAGGAGAAGGTTCCCGAAGCGACGAAACACGAAAAGGTCACAACCCACTGA
- a CDS encoding RNA polymerase sigma factor — MTDVPGNWSIIEQDRLISQALERDRPRLRSFIRKHVADTGEAEDILQDVFYELLEAYRLMKPVEHVTAWLFRVARNRMVDLFRRNKPASLNSPASAEEDGGTLEDLLPSADAGPEAVYARSLLLEALEEALEELPEAQREVFIAHELQGQSFKEISAETGLSVNTLLSRKHYAVTHLRQRLQLIYEDFVKK, encoded by the coding sequence ATGACTGACGTTCCGGGCAATTGGAGCATTATCGAGCAAGACCGGCTGATCTCTCAGGCGTTGGAGAGAGACCGGCCCAGGCTGCGCAGCTTCATCCGCAAGCATGTCGCCGACACGGGCGAGGCGGAGGACATTCTTCAGGACGTCTTCTACGAACTCCTTGAGGCCTATCGCCTGATGAAGCCCGTAGAGCATGTGACTGCTTGGCTCTTTCGCGTGGCTCGTAATCGGATGGTCGATCTCTTCCGCAGGAATAAGCCTGCCTCGCTCAACAGTCCGGCGTCGGCTGAAGAGGATGGCGGCACGCTGGAAGACCTGCTTCCTTCGGCCGATGCCGGGCCAGAGGCGGTTTATGCAAGGAGTTTACTGCTCGAAGCATTGGAAGAAGCTCTTGAAGAGTTGCCGGAGGCGCAGCGTGAGGTTTTCATTGCACATGAGTTGCAGGGGCAGAGCTTCAAAGAGATATCCGCCGAAACCGGTCTCAGCGTCAACACGCTGCTCTCGCGAAAGCACTATGCCGTTACACATCTGCGCCAAAGGCTGCAGCTGATCTACGAAGATTTTGTTAAGAAATAA